The following proteins are co-located in the Vigna unguiculata cultivar IT97K-499-35 chromosome 9, ASM411807v1, whole genome shotgun sequence genome:
- the LOC114162409 gene encoding mediator of RNA polymerase II transcription subunit 15a-like isoform X1, with translation MDNNNWRPNQGTEANMDTSDWRGGLLQESRQRIVNRIMDTLKRHLPVSGQEGLHELQKIAQRFEEKIFSAATSQFDYLRKISLKMLTMETKSQGSMANAPNQGGPSNKPPGPGLVIPSQVHNPGQLHSIPMPNQSQARQQLMQNNIVALIFTFVHNSIP, from the exons atggATAACAATAATTGGAGACCTAATCAAGGTACTGAAGCCAATATGGATACCAGTGATTGGAGAGGTGGACTGCTGCAAGAGTCACGCCAAAGAATTGTCAACAGAAT AATGGACACGTTAAAAAGACATCTTCCTGTTTCTGGTCAAGAGGGATTGCATGAACTTCAAAAGATTGCTCAAAGGTTTGAAGAGAAGATTTTTAGTGCTGCAACAAGCCAG TTTGATTATCTACGGAAAATATCATTGAAGATGCTTACAATGGAGACTAAATCCCAGGGCAGCATGGCCAACGCTCCAAATCAAGGTGGTCCAAGTAATAAACCTCCCGGTCCAG GGCTTGTAATTCCATCTCAAGTTCACAATCCTGGGCAGCTACATTCTATTCCTATGCCCAATCAATCCCAGGCACGCCAACAACTTATGCAAAATAATATTGTCGCactaatttttacttttgttcATAATTCCATACCATAG
- the LOC114162409 gene encoding mediator of RNA polymerase II transcription subunit 15a-like isoform X2, with the protein MDNNNWRPNQGTEANMDTSDWRGGLLQESRQRIVNRIMDTLKRHLPVSGQEGLHELQKIAQRFEEKIFSAATSQFDYLRKISLKMLTMETKSQGSMANAPNQGGPSNKPPGPGNLKET; encoded by the exons atggATAACAATAATTGGAGACCTAATCAAGGTACTGAAGCCAATATGGATACCAGTGATTGGAGAGGTGGACTGCTGCAAGAGTCACGCCAAAGAATTGTCAACAGAAT AATGGACACGTTAAAAAGACATCTTCCTGTTTCTGGTCAAGAGGGATTGCATGAACTTCAAAAGATTGCTCAAAGGTTTGAAGAGAAGATTTTTAGTGCTGCAACAAGCCAG TTTGATTATCTACGGAAAATATCATTGAAGATGCTTACAATGGAGACTAAATCCCAGGGCAGCATGGCCAACGCTCCAAATCAAGGTGGTCCAAGTAATAAACCTCCCGGTCCAG